Proteins encoded in a region of the bacterium genome:
- a CDS encoding response regulator transcription factor, with product MTAKLLVVDDEPRTAELTAGLLRRAGYAVEVAGSGTEALERVRSSSPDLMLLDYEMPDMDAPEVLDSLRSGADRVAFPVIILTGARHAPADQVVGIERGATDYIVKGTDRQVLLARVRGALRERAPVTRIIASGRLRVDVASGQAWLGQRALKLERRPLLMLQLLASRSGEVVPRGELLERVWGSTYAGFEHSVEQAVHEIRRALKEPGWVETVRGIGYRLVVQA from the coding sequence GTGACGGCCAAACTCCTAGTCGTCGACGACGAGCCGCGCACGGCGGAGCTCACCGCCGGGCTGCTGCGGCGGGCCGGCTACGCGGTGGAGGTTGCGGGCAGCGGAACCGAAGCCCTGGAAAGAGTCCGGTCGAGCTCCCCAGACCTGATGCTGCTGGACTACGAGATGCCCGACATGGACGCCCCGGAAGTCCTGGATTCGCTCCGGTCCGGCGCCGACCGGGTCGCGTTTCCCGTGATCATCCTGACGGGGGCGCGTCACGCGCCTGCGGATCAGGTCGTCGGGATCGAGCGCGGCGCCACCGACTACATCGTCAAGGGCACCGACCGGCAGGTGCTGCTGGCCCGGGTCCGCGGGGCGCTCAGGGAACGGGCGCCGGTGACCCGGATCATCGCCAGCGGGCGGCTGCGCGTGGATGTCGCGAGCGGTCAAGCCTGGCTGGGCCAGCGAGCGCTCAAGCTCGAGCGCCGTCCCCTGCTGATGCTGCAGCTACTGGCGAGCCGTTCCGGCGAGGTCGTGCCGCGCGGCGAATTGCTCGAGCGCGTGTGGGGAAGCACGTATGCCGGTTTTGAGCACAGCGTCGAGCAGGCTGTGCACGAGATCCGCCGCGCGCTCAAGGAGCCGGGCTGGGTTGAGACAGTACGTGGGATCGGCTACAGGCTCGTCGTCCAGGCCTGA
- a CDS encoding response regulator, with amino-acid sequence MGSATGSSSRPELAAALHRLRSTLARLKAELELAEADGTAPAAERLLGDLDEALTLLRTVEEAAFVLSPVLVVDDDARLAEITARGLRRLGYEADSKSALRPLRPREIVVFDLSLLPALDPPARAMLRASRPIVVTGATDPGSHALAASLDASDYLVKPIELEVLAAAISRRMAEQ; translated from the coding sequence GTGGGATCGGCTACAGGCTCGTCGTCCAGGCCTGAGCTGGCGGCGGCGCTGCACCGGCTGCGCTCGACGCTGGCGAGGCTGAAAGCTGAGCTGGAGCTGGCCGAAGCGGACGGCACGGCGCCGGCGGCCGAACGGTTGTTGGGTGATCTGGACGAGGCGTTGACGCTGCTCCGAACGGTGGAGGAGGCCGCCTTCGTGCTGTCTCCCGTGCTCGTCGTGGATGACGACGCGCGGCTGGCGGAGATCACGGCGCGGGGCTTGCGGCGCCTGGGTTACGAGGCGGATTCGAAGAGCGCTCTGCGGCCGTTGCGGCCGCGCGAGATCGTGGTTTTCGACCTGAGCCTTCTGCCGGCGCTCGATCCGCCGGCGCGGGCAATGCTCCGAGCGTCGCGCCCCATCGTGGTCACAGGAGCCACCGATCCAGGATCACATGCGCTGGCGGCAAGCCTTGACGCCAGCGATTACCTGGTCAAACCCATCGAACTGGAAGTTCTGGCCGCGGCGATCAGCCGCCGAATGGCGGAACAATGA